In Pseudomonas sp. MYb327, one DNA window encodes the following:
- a CDS encoding OprD family porin, translating into MLNKRISLIALGILSATQAMANDQAESKGFVEESSLKVLLRNAYMNRDYKNGNDDKSEWGQAAIGTFSSGFTQGTVGVGVDAFGLYALNLERNEDRSGAQGIDFFKKGASGEPANDLAKGGAAVKFRLSSTTLTYGDQMPALPVLSYDNVRLLPESYTGTLITSKEIKGLQLDAGRFTAESRKSAEGRDSGGLKSINVLGGSYQFTEQFKAALYASDVEDVLKKQYVNANYVFPIDKDQSLTLDFNGYRTKLDSSYIRENTIPGESIITGDDNKIWSLAATFATGPHSFTLAHQRSTGDSNLGYAYGGYQKDQHRVGDGGNTIYLANSYWSDFNAEDERSWQLGYGLDFSTFGVPGLSYNFAYVRGDNITTSTSEGGTEREIFNQFKYVVQSGPAKDLSVKLRSSILRVSQKSSEYNVSGNEVRVFVDYPINIF; encoded by the coding sequence ATGTTGAACAAGCGAATCAGCCTGATCGCTCTGGGGATTTTGAGCGCTACACAGGCCATGGCTAACGACCAGGCCGAATCCAAAGGATTTGTTGAAGAGAGCAGCCTTAAAGTGCTGCTACGCAACGCCTACATGAACCGCGATTACAAAAACGGCAACGACGACAAGTCCGAATGGGGCCAAGCGGCCATCGGTACGTTCTCGTCCGGTTTCACCCAAGGCACCGTCGGTGTGGGTGTGGATGCCTTCGGTCTGTACGCACTCAATCTGGAGCGCAATGAAGACCGTAGCGGCGCTCAAGGTATCGATTTCTTCAAGAAAGGCGCCAGCGGCGAGCCGGCGAACGACTTGGCCAAGGGCGGCGCAGCCGTCAAATTCCGCCTGTCCAGCACCACGCTGACCTACGGTGACCAGATGCCGGCCCTGCCGGTGCTGAGCTACGACAACGTGCGTCTGCTGCCAGAAAGTTACACCGGCACCCTGATCACCTCCAAGGAGATCAAGGGCCTGCAACTGGATGCCGGTCGCTTCACCGCCGAATCGCGTAAAAGCGCCGAAGGCCGTGACAGCGGTGGCTTGAAGTCGATCAACGTGTTGGGCGGTAGCTATCAGTTCACCGAACAATTCAAGGCTGCGCTGTATGCGTCCGACGTTGAAGACGTGTTGAAGAAGCAGTACGTGAACGCCAACTACGTGTTCCCGATCGACAAGGATCAGTCCCTGACCCTGGACTTCAACGGCTACCGTACCAAGCTGGATAGCTCGTATATCCGCGAAAACACTATCCCCGGCGAAAGCATCATCACCGGCGACGACAACAAAATCTGGAGCCTGGCAGCCACCTTCGCCACTGGCCCGCACTCGTTCACCCTCGCTCACCAGCGCAGCACCGGCGACAGCAACCTGGGCTACGCCTATGGCGGTTACCAGAAAGATCAACACCGCGTCGGCGACGGTGGCAACACCATCTACCTGGCCAACTCTTACTGGTCCGACTTCAACGCTGAAGACGAACGCAGCTGGCAGCTGGGCTACGGCCTGGACTTCAGCACCTTCGGTGTTCCGGGGCTGAGCTACAACTTCGCCTACGTGCGCGGCGACAACATCACCACCTCCACCAGCGAGGGCGGTACCGAGCGCGAGATCTTCAACCAGTTCAAATACGTCGTGCAAAGCGGCCCGGCCAAAGACCTGAGCGTGAAGCTGCGCAGCTCGATCCTGCGTGTGTCGCAGAAGTCGAGTGAGTACAACGTCAGCGGTAACGAAGTGCGAGTGTTTGTGGATTACCCGATCAACATTTTCTGA